The Anaerolineales bacterium region GCATTTCGTCCGCGCGGAAGATGTGATAGCGATCCAAGTCGCGTTCGATTGCATTGCCTTTATCATCGTAGCGCATCTCCTCGCAGACAGCGTAGCCGAGGGCTTGAGTCATGCCGCCTTCGATCTGACCCGACGCGGTGAGCGGATTCACGATCACGCCCGAGTCAACCGCCATGACGAGTTTATCCACAGTGACCGCGCCGGTTTCGGTGTCTACGGTCACTTCGGCGAATTGCGCGGCGAACGGAGGGGGAGAAACAGGCGAAACATAACTTGCCACGCCCATGATCTGTTCCTGATTGTTGCGATGTAGGCTGTCTAGCGCAATTTCACTCAATGGAATTGTTTTGCCATTTGGTGCAACGACCATGCGGTTTGAAAGTTGCAAGTCGGAAGGTTGAACGTTCAAACCTTCAACTTTGAACATGTCAACTGCTCTCGCTTTGATTCGCTCCGCGACAACATTTGCCGCTTTCACCGCCGCCGCGCCGGAGATGTACGTTGTGGAAGACGCGTACGCGCCCTTGTCGAACGGCGTGAAGTCGGTATCCGACGAGTAACAGATCATATCTTCGAGAGGAACTCCCAACACCTCTGCCGCCATCTGCGCGAGGACGGTATCTGAACCAGTTCCCAAATCCGTCGCGCCGACGAGCATGTTGAAAGAGCCGTCATCGTTCATTTTGATGGACGCGCCTCCCATGTCGAGGTAGGGGATGGCAGTGCCTTGCATGACCATCGCAATCCCAATGCCTTTCCGCTTCGCGGAAGTTCCAGGTTTCAAGTTCCAAGTCTCAGGTTCGCTACTTGATACTTGGGACTTGGAACTTGAAACGTTTTTGCGCCACTCCTCATTTCCATATTTATCATCCCACGCGATGGCGGCTCTGCCTTGTGCGACGCACGTTTCCAAGCCGACAGTTTGGATGATCTCTGGTCGTGGCTCGCGTCCTTCATTCCATGCCGTTGAAAATGGATGATATTCACCGGGTCGAATTGCATTTTTCAAACGGAAATCAATTGGGTCGAGGTTCAATGCCCGCGCGATCTTTTCCATGTGACGCTCGACGGGCCAATATCCCTGGGGCACGCCGTAACCGCGGAACGCGCCCGCGGGCGGCGTGTTGGTATACACCACATCCGCGTAAAACTGGATGTTCGGCGATTTGCGATATTCGCCATCACCGACGTACAACGCCATCGCCTTGTGACCGGTGTTGCCGGTGACGGTCAACGCGTGACAGCCGTACGCGCCCGTGTCGGATAGCGCGTACATCGCGTTCGCGGTGATCGTGCCGTCCCGCTTCACTCCGGTCTTCATCTTGACTCGCATTGGATGCCTTGACCGCGCCGCGATAAATTCCTCCTCCCGCGTGTATTCGTAAATCACGGGTCGCTTCGTCGCAATCGTGAGATGAGCGGGGACATCTTCCATCAACACTTCCTGCTTGCCGCCGAACCCGCCGCCGATGCGCGGCTTCACCACGCGGATTCGCTTCACCGGTAAATTCAACACGGGCGCGAGCATTCTCCGCACATGGAACGGCACTTGCGTGGAAGTGCGAATCACCAAGCGATCATCTTCGTCCCAATACGTGACCGCGACATGCGGCTCGATCGAAACTTGTTGCACCTTCGGCACTTCGTATTCCGCCTCGAAAATTTCATCCGCTTCCTTGAATCCTTTTTCCACGTCGCCGATGTCGATGCGGATGTGCGCGGCGAGATTCTTTTCGGGGTTCGAGTCCGCAAAATTGACGTACTCAGGCTCGTCGTGGATTCGAACCGCATCAGGTTTCATCGCCTCGCGCGAGTCGAGGATGGAATCCAAGATTTCATATTCCACGTCGATCAGCGATAACGCTTGCTCCGCGATTTCAGCAGTCTCTGCCGCGACGAACGCGACGCGGTCGCCGACAAACCTCACCTTTTGATCCAGTGAAAACGTATCGAGCGGACCCGGGATTGGGTCAGATTGTCCCGCTGTTGAATACACCACGCGCGGAATATCCTGCCATGTGAGAACTGCCGCAACACCTTTCAATTCCTTCGCTTTGCTCACGTCAATCTTTTTGATGCGCGCGTGCGCGTGCGGCGAATGTAAAACCTTCGCGTGCAACATGCCGCGCATGTCCATGTCTGCGGCGAAGGCGGGCTTGCCTTGCACGAGTTTTTCCGCGTCCACTTTTTTCTCTGGCTTGCCGACGGTCTGCCACGTTTGCGATTCGGGCGTGACGACAACCTTAGGGCGCGTCAGCACTCCCGTTAGTTGAGGCGAATCGAATCCCGATGGCGAATCGGTGCGCGGCGCGCCGAAATCCCAATTGACAGTGTCGAGTCGAAACGGCTCGTCGCCGCGCATCACCGCCGCCGCTTTCAACACGGCTTGCACAGGTTTGAGATAGCCCGTGCATCGGCACAACACACCCGCGATCGCTTCCCGCACTTCATCCTCGCTCGGATTTGGATTCTTTTCAAGCAACGCCTTCGCCGCAAGGATTTGCCCCGGCGTGCAATATCCGCATTGGATGGCGCCCGATTCGACAAACGCCTGTTGAAGCGGATGCAAGCCTTCGGTCTTTTTCCACCCTTGTTGGGGATGTTCGCCCAACGCTTCGATCGTGACGATGAGATGTCCCTCCGCCTGAGCCGCGAACAACGACCCCGCGTTGACGGGCTTACCGTCGAGCAGAACCGTGTCCGCGCCGCTGAGTCCGCCCTCGTCACCAAATTTGACGCCGTAGTAGCCGAGTCTGCGCACGGCTGAAAATAATGTTTCGGATGGCGCGCAATCTATTTCATGTTTATTTGAGTTTATGGTGAGGGTGATGTTCATGAATGTTCCTCGCGGTTTGAAAGTTGAAAGTCTAAAGTTGAAAGTCAAACCTTGGACCTTCAACCTTTGACCTGTAACTTTTTTCTAATTTCATCAATCACAATTTTATTCCCGTTTTCGTCCTTGTAGAACCATACATCCCAGCCGTTGACAGGCGCGCCGTTTAGCAGGGATTTTGCCACGAAGTGAATCGAGCCAGTAACATCGTCGCATTTGAGATGCCCATTGGCAAGGACTTTTGCCTTCTTGCCGCTCTTTGCGAAATAAAGTGTTTGCCCGGGACTCAAGAGTCCGTTTTCGAGCAATGTCCCAAATGGAACGCGTGGTTGCTTCCGCTTTTCTGAGAGGATCAACACTTCCGCTGGGGAAGTGAGAACCGCGTCGATGCGTTTCTGCGCGACGCGGATATATTTCTTGTCGCGTTCGATGCCGATCCAGTTGCGACCGAGTTTTTTGGCGACAGCGCCCGTCGTCCCTGAGCCGAAGAATGGATCGAGAATCAAATCGCCCCGTTGAGAAGAAGCGAGGATCACTCGGTAGAGCAAGGCTTCGGGTTTCTGAGTCGAATGGGCTTTCGTTCCATTGTGTTTCACGCGTTGTTTGCCGTTCGCCAGCGGGAGTTCCCAATGCCGCCAGTCGGAGCGCATTTGCAAGTCTTCGTTCAAGGCTTTCATCGCGCGGTGGTTGAATGTGTACTTTGCGCCCTTTTTCTTTTGCGCCCAAATCATCGTCTCGTGCGCGTTGGTGAAACGGACGCCGCGAAAATTCGGCATGGGATTGTCTTTGATCCACAACACATCGTTGAGAATCCAAAATCCCAAATCCTGCATGATCGCGCCGACGCGGTAGATGTTGTGATACGTGCCGATAACCCAGATCGTGCCGGTTTCTTTGAGGACGCGCTGGCTAGCGCGTAGCCAATTGCGTGTGAACTTATCATATTCATTGAAATTCCCAAATTGATCCCAGCCATCGTTCACCGCGTCTACTTTCGACATGTTGGGACGATACAACTCATTTCGCAGTTGCAGGTTGTATGGCGGGTCGGCAAAGATCACATCTACCGAGTTCTCGGGGAGGGAGTTGAGAATCTCGACGCAATCGCCATGCAGGATCGTATTGAGTAGAAGATTTTTCACGCGCCTACGATTCTTTCCATGCAACGTTTCGCCAATGTCGCGGCGACGTCCATGCGATATTCGGCGGAGCCAAAATCGTCTGTCGCTTCGTGGAACGCGTTGCGCGCCGCGACTGCTACATCGTCAGACGAAGTCCCGTCCATGGCGAGCATGGGACTCTTGCCATAGCCGCCGACAGCCACACGCGTCCGACCGGAACCCCAAACTGCCGCGGCTACACAAACGATCGGCGAATCGGACGGCGTGCGCGCCACGTACTCGAATGCGAACTTGACATTGTTGGGAATAGCGATGGATGTGATGAGTCCGTGCGGGCGGAGAGGTAAAAACTCTCCGAGGCTGGAGACTCGAGACTTTTCAAGCGATTCTCTAATTTCCAGTTTCGCGTCTAGGGCTAGCAGGGAGGTTGCAAACGACGATCTTCCATCGCAGGATACCAACGTCCCCGCGACCGTCGCGGAGTTGCGGATGTTCAGCGGCGCTTCGAGTTTAAGCGCCGTCTTCAACGCGTCGGGGCAGAGTTCTGATTCGAGAAGGGATTGAAGCGTTAGCGTTGCGCCGAGGCGGAGTTCGTTTCCCTTTGCGGCAAGCGAATCCAAGCCGAGGAGTTGGAGGTCTACCGCTTCGGCTGAATCAGTTTTCCCCTGAGAAAGAAGCGTGCCGCCTCCAAGCGGGAGTCGATTCGGTTGAGTCAATAATTTCAGCGCTTCTTCCAAAGTTTTTGGGCGGTGATAGTTAATGATCATGATGAGGATCTCCGTGGATGAGTCAATTATACAGTAGACCTCTTGCGAAAGTCATTTTTGCCACAGAGAACACAGAGAAAAAGAGAATTTCTCAAAGGTCTCTGTGGACTCTGTGGCTAAGCAAGAAACACTTATGCAAGAGGTCAAGTTAAAAAACACAACCGCCGTCGCGTGGACAGCGGTTGTGCAGGTAGTTATCCTGGCGGAGTGTAGGGCGCAGGTTCTGGAAGAAGGTATTCCTCCTTCAATGCCTGTACTAAAATCTCGAATTCGTCGCCATTGCTGTAGTGGCCGTAGAACCGCCAGACAGGTTGGAGGTATTGAATACCCGCGGACGGGTCTGCAAGGACATAGGGAGGATACCTGACGTAGTAAGCCAACTCTATGCTCTCTATCGTTGCAGTAGGCATGGTAAAGGCTGGGTCGTACTCAACACGGGGTGTCTCAACGATTGTTGGGGGCGTGGGGCTGGGAAAAACAACGGGCGTTTCGTTTATATTGATTTTGAGAAAGCTTGACCCGCCTCCGCCGCCGCCTCGCCCATTAAAGATCTCCATCAAGCCGGTTTGCGGATTTTGGTCGAGAATCTTTTGAAAGGCTTCTTCAACTGTGATGATGCCAAAGTTGCCGAGCTCCTCAAATTCAAGGGCGTAGCCAATAAAAATAATATTTTCTCCCGTATTGTCCAAGGTGATTTCGTAGCGCCAGGGATTCATGTAGTCGAAATGTACCGCGTATTCGCCCAATATCAGAGGCGTGATGTAGAACTGCATCCCGCTCATTTCTGGGGCGCGTTCGAATTTGTACTCAAAATCGAAACCGTGCTGTTTGAGAAAATTATCCGCAACGCTTCTTGCCCGTTCGTCGGACAAATTATCCAGATATAACTCTTCAAAGTTTGAATGATATACAAAGTAATAGTCAGCGCGGACTTCGAGTTTTTGCCGTCTATCGCCGCTCACAATATAATCCGTTCTTCCGGGAAATTCACTGGGAACATGCTGAATTTCGCCGTTAATCCCAAACCGCTGCGCCAACGCAAGAACATCCTCCGGGGTCGCCTGCCCTGTGAATTTTTTCAAATATACTTTTGCTTCGGCTGGAGAGCGCGGCATGGGTTGAGAAAGATACAAGATCGTGTCGCGCCACTCATAGCCGACGGCATCCGGCGTCAGGGTGGCTTGAGCCTCATGCGTAGCGTTGGGCAGGGCGGTTGCAGTAGGCGCGCTCGTCTCATTCGAGGCGGGTATTTCCGTCGGCGTTGGCGCAACCATTCTGATCGCCCAGTTCATGAACAATGCGAAGGCGATGAGTGAAACTGTCCATGCCAGCGCGGCAACTGTTTGTCTGCGCGTGAAGCGGAACCAGCCCGGCGCGGAACGTTCGCTGTGCGCCAGTCTCAACGTTCGTTCCAACTCGGTTGCGAACTGCGCGTTGGGGGCGGCGCTTTCCGCAATTTGCGACAACCATTCATCCATTTTGTTTGGTTCGTTTGTGAATTTATCGTTCATCATTCCGCCTCCATTTTCAGGGAGGTCCGCTCGCGCAAATCTTGCAGTCCGCGCGAGATGAGCATTTTGACCGCCGCCTCGCTCTTGCGAAGCACGGCGCCGATCTCTTGATTCGACAACCCGCCGAAATAGGATAGGACAACTGCCTCGGCTCGCTCGACGGGAATTTTGCGGAGGGCTTGGGAGACGGCTTCAAGCCTCAGGCGTTGATACGCCTCCTTATCGGTAGGCAAGCCGGGGCTGGGGATGTGAAGCGCCGCGTCCAATGGAACTTCGGGCTTGCGTCCGCGAAAGTACATCAGCCGCTTCTTCGCGGCGATCCCCAAGATCCACGCGGCAAACGACCCGTCGCCGCGATACGATCTGAGTCCCTCCAACGCGGAGAGAAAGGTCTGCGAGGTGAGGTCTTCCGCATCCTTGATGTTGCCGGTGTGCGCCATGTGGTAGCGATAGACGCGCGTAACGTATTGCCGATACAGCGCGGCGAACGCATCCACATCGGCGATGGCGTTGCGTGCTAGCGCGAGGTCGTCTATGGCGGGTTTTTCTGTTCGTTCGACCATAAGGGTTGTCAGGCAGCCTCCTGCGTTGTTGTACGTACAGTATTATGTTGCAGGAGGACTGAAAAAGTAACAGGGAAATTTTAAAGGAAAATCCGTGTTTCTCGGCATGAAGCGGCGTTCGGGGCAGGGCTTTCTCATTTTCACAAGAAATTCAACGCGAATGCCGCGAATTCGATTAAACGTGAATGATCTTCGTTTCTTGATAAATACCGAAATAACACGCTCAAAGCCCTTTTTTATCTGGGTTCACCTGTGGCGAATTTCGATTCGCAAAACGTTCTCTGAGAAAATTTACCCATTCGCGTTATTCGCGACCCAAATCGGCTCATTGTAGGTCATGCCCGTTGATGTAACCAATTCAAGCGGGTCGAGCGTTTACGTGGACGTCAATTCGGGCTAAGATTGCTTCATGCAATACGGCAATTTTCATGGACTGAAGACTGTGGTGTTGGAAAATAGATTCTTCCGCATCGAGTTTCTCGCCGAGGCGGGACCGCGCATCGTGCGGCTGATCCCACAATTGACAGGCGAAAACCTGTTCGCCGAAACGCCGCAGTTCAGCGTGCGCGCTCCGTTGGGAGAATTCCATTATTATGGCGGGCATCGCTTATGGATCGCGCCCGAAAACCTGCGGACGACGTATATCCCTGATGATAACGGCGTCTCAGTGAGCGAGGCGACCGGCGGTTATCGGATCATTGGCGCAGTCGAGCCGGGCACAGGGTTGCGAAAAACAATCACTCTACAGGTCAGTTCGGAGCAGCCGTTCATCCGCGTAAAGCATCGCATCGAGAATTTTGGCGATGCGGCTGTTAAACTTTCTTCATGGGCGATCACCATGCTGAGACCGCAAGGCATTGCCATTCTTCCTCAACAGGTAGGCAACGTAGACGATGATGGGTTGCGTCCGAACCGCCGCTTCGCTTTGTGGTCTTATTCGCGCTGGGATGATGCGCGCGTCAACCTCAAGGATGAATTTACCACGATAATAGCCGATGCGACCTCGAGCCCGTTCAAGCTGGGTTATTTCAATCCGCACGGTTGGCTTGGATACATCTACGATGACGTGATGTTCGTCAAACGTTTCGGCGTGCGCCGCGACGAAGAATACCCGGACTTTGGAAGCAACAGCGAAATTTACGTGAACGCGCGCTCACTCGAACTCGAGACGCTCGGTCCGCTGGTGGAGTTGGCTCCCAAACTCGACGTGATCCACACTGAGACGTGGGAAGTACACAACGTCAACAGTTTGCCAAAAGAATTATTGGGCGGAAGAACAATGGCTTCAATTTTGAGCGGATGAAATTATGCGGGTGAAAGTGCCTGACTGATGCCCGACAAGATAATACGCGTGTGATAAACGAAATTTCAAAGGAGTTGCCTGTGAAGATCATCGTCATTATTTCTGCCATCGCTGAATGGATGGGCGTCAAACCGTTGTTCCCTGAATCGAAAATTGAAACCTTTCCTTTCGGCGAATGTTTCACCGCGCGCCTCGCCGGTCGAGAGATTCAATTTTTTCACAGCGGCTGGGGCAAGATCACTTCTGCCGCGACCATGCAATACCTCATTGACCATCACAAGCCCGATCTCATCGTCAACCTCGGCACTTGCGGCGGATTCGAAGGCGTGGTCGAACAAGGCGACCTGCTTCTCGTCGAGCAGACGATCGTGTACGACATCGTGGAGTTAATGGGCGACCTCGACATTTCGACGTACTACGCTTCATCCCTCGATTTGGGCTGGCTCGCTAACCCTCTGCCTCATCCCGCCCGACGCGCCCTCGTCGCCTCCGCCGACAGCGACCTGCCGCCGGAAAAGATTCCGCTCCTCAAAGCGAAAGGCGCCGTCGCCGCGGATTGGGAGTCCGCCGCGCTGGCATGGGTGGCGGGCAAAAATAACGCGCGGCTGTTGATCCTGCGCGCAGTGAGCGATATCGTTAATGAAAAAGAAGGCGAAGCGTACGATAATATCGAAATTTTCAACGAACGCGCGAAGGAGATTATGAAGATCCTGGTCGCGCAACTCCCCGATTGGTTGAACGCGGTGAACTTATAGATCCATTTCCATCAATACATCCTCGTCAGCGCTTGCGTCCGGAATTGGAACTACATGGAAGCCAATTCGTTTATAAAACTCGACGGCGCGTTTCTGGTACACGCTGTCGGTTTCTAATCGAATGCGGCGATAGCCTGCGCTTCTGGCAAACGCAAGCAGTTCTTGGATCATTCGATAGCCCAAGCCTTTGCCTTGATATTCCCGCAAAAGCCATAACCGTTTAA contains the following coding sequences:
- a CDS encoding molybdopterin-dependent oxidoreductase encodes the protein MNITLTINSNKHEIDCAPSETLFSAVRRLGYYGVKFGDEGGLSGADTVLLDGKPVNAGSLFAAQAEGHLIVTIEALGEHPQQGWKKTEGLHPLQQAFVESGAIQCGYCTPGQILAAKALLEKNPNPSEDEVREAIAGVLCRCTGYLKPVQAVLKAAAVMRGDEPFRLDTVNWDFGAPRTDSPSGFDSPQLTGVLTRPKVVVTPESQTWQTVGKPEKKVDAEKLVQGKPAFAADMDMRGMLHAKVLHSPHAHARIKKIDVSKAKELKGVAAVLTWQDIPRVVYSTAGQSDPIPGPLDTFSLDQKVRFVGDRVAFVAAETAEIAEQALSLIDVEYEILDSILDSREAMKPDAVRIHDEPEYVNFADSNPEKNLAAHIRIDIGDVEKGFKEADEIFEAEYEVPKVQQVSIEPHVAVTYWDEDDRLVIRTSTQVPFHVRRMLAPVLNLPVKRIRVVKPRIGGGFGGKQEVLMEDVPAHLTIATKRPVIYEYTREEEFIAARSRHPMRVKMKTGVKRDGTITANAMYALSDTGAYGCHALTVTGNTGHKAMALYVGDGEYRKSPNIQFYADVVYTNTPPAGAFRGYGVPQGYWPVERHMEKIARALNLDPIDFRLKNAIRPGEYHPFSTAWNEGREPRPEIIQTVGLETCVAQGRAAIAWDDKYGNEEWRKNVSSSKSQVSSSEPETWNLKPGTSAKRKGIGIAMVMQGTAIPYLDMGGASIKMNDDGSFNMLVGATDLGTGSDTVLAQMAAEVLGVPLEDMICYSSDTDFTPFDKGAYASSTTYISGAAAVKAANVVAERIKARAVDMFKVEGLNVQPSDLQLSNRMVVAPNGKTIPLSEIALDSLHRNNQEQIMGVASYVSPVSPPPFAAQFAEVTVDTETGAVTVDKLVMAVDSGVIVNPLTASGQIEGGMTQALGYAVCEEMRYDDKGNAIERDLDRYHIFRADEMPELETIFVETFEPSHPFGVKAVAEIPMDGVAPAVGNAILDAIGVNVDEIPATPERVWKVVKAKEQ
- a CDS encoding site-specific DNA-methyltransferase — encoded protein: MKNLLLNTILHGDCVEILNSLPENSVDVIFADPPYNLQLRNELYRPNMSKVDAVNDGWDQFGNFNEYDKFTRNWLRASQRVLKETGTIWVIGTYHNIYRVGAIMQDLGFWILNDVLWIKDNPMPNFRGVRFTNAHETMIWAQKKKGAKYTFNHRAMKALNEDLQMRSDWRHWELPLANGKQRVKHNGTKAHSTQKPEALLYRVILASSQRGDLILDPFFGSGTTGAVAKKLGRNWIGIERDKKYIRVAQKRIDAVLTSPAEVLILSEKRKQPRVPFGTLLENGLLSPGQTLYFAKSGKKAKVLANGHLKCDDVTGSIHFVAKSLLNGAPVNGWDVWFYKDENGNKIVIDEIRKKLQVKG
- a CDS encoding FAD binding domain-containing protein; its protein translation is MIINYHRPKTLEEALKLLTQPNRLPLGGGTLLSQGKTDSAEAVDLQLLGLDSLAAKGNELRLGATLTLQSLLESELCPDALKTALKLEAPLNIRNSATVAGTLVSCDGRSSFATSLLALDAKLEIRESLEKSRVSSLGEFLPLRPHGLITSIAIPNNVKFAFEYVARTPSDSPIVCVAAAVWGSGRTRVAVGGYGKSPMLAMDGTSSDDVAVAARNAFHEATDDFGSAEYRMDVAATLAKRCMERIVGA
- a CDS encoding RNA polymerase sigma factor, with protein sequence MVERTEKPAIDDLALARNAIADVDAFAALYRQYVTRVYRYHMAHTGNIKDAEDLTSQTFLSALEGLRSYRGDGSFAAWILGIAAKKRLMYFRGRKPEVPLDAALHIPSPGLPTDKEAYQRLRLEAVSQALRKIPVERAEAVVLSYFGGLSNQEIGAVLRKSEAAVKMLISRGLQDLRERTSLKMEAE
- a CDS encoding 5'-methylthioadenosine/S-adenosylhomocysteine nucleosidase; the protein is MINEISKELPVKIIVIISAIAEWMGVKPLFPESKIETFPFGECFTARLAGREIQFFHSGWGKITSAATMQYLIDHHKPDLIVNLGTCGGFEGVVEQGDLLLVEQTIVYDIVELMGDLDISTYYASSLDLGWLANPLPHPARRALVASADSDLPPEKIPLLKAKGAVAADWESAALAWVAGKNNARLLILRAVSDIVNEKEGEAYDNIEIFNERAKEIMKILVAQLPDWLNAVNL